CACCTACTTGATAACATGTTTTTTCTGGATAGTGTTGTTTTCCTAGAATTATTAGTTTTTCTCTTAGCATTTTTAAGCCGTGATACTTAGTTGAAGAAACAAATATTGAAGGCTTAAATATTTTTTTTAGGTTTTCCGAGTCTTTTTGTTGTATTAAGTCACATTTTGTTAAAACATATATGAATGGTTTTTTTGTTCTTAATATTTTGTCTTCTACTTCTTTGTTTCTTGTTTCTAAGCTAAGACGAGAATCTATTATTAATAGTAAGATATCTGCTTCTTTAATTACTTTGTTTACCGCGTTCCAAAAGTTAACCATGAACATTAGTAAATTTTTTAATTATTTAAAGTGAACGAAAACAAACAAATCTTAAAAAAACTAATTAATCACTACTTTTAAATAGTTAATTGATAGAAAGATTTATAAATCTGATAAATTTTCTAAAAGCACCCCAAAAAAAAAACACAGAGGTAAAAATATGTTAAATAACGTAAAAAAAACAATAAAAGTAATGCTAAACACAGAATCCGTGCAAAGATTAAACAGAATAAGAGACAATTCAATAGAACAAATGTACGGAAACTTTAGAAACGGACATAATCCAGAAGACATAGTAGAAAAAATAAAATCATACCAAAGATTCGAAAAAGGAATAACACCATCAGAAATAATAACTTATCTAGCTCTAAGAAAAGCAGTGAGTTTCGGAGAAAAACTAGAAACAGCAGATCCTAAATTCATATACAATGCAGGAATGGAAAGAATAAAACTATACACAGACAACATAGTAGAACCACTAGGAATAACTCAAAGAGACATAACAGACACATTCAAAAAACAATACAATAAGTTCCTGAAAAACTAAAAAAAAATTTTTATTTTTTTAAATTCTTTTCAATATCAGCCTTGAATCTTTCAAGAGTTTTAATTAAGTGTTCAGGTTGAGTCTTCAAATTAATAGCTGCTTCTTCTAAGACGTTACCTTTAGATTTTTCTTTACTTTCAAGTTTTAACTCTTGAAGCTTTCCTTTCTTAGATTTTTTCCAAGCCTCAAACAATTCCTGCGCCCTAGAAGGAATCTGTTCTGCTTCACAACCAAGAAGCAATTTTGCTTCATTTATAGTCTGTCTTTCTTTTTCAAAAAAATTCTCAGCAGCAGCACCAGCTATGAATTCAAGCCTTATCACACCGTCCTGAATCTTACTAGTCCTAATAATCTTTATCCTTCCAACATCACCAGTAACATCTAAATGAGTACCACCACAAGCCTCAACATCAAAATCAAGAACATTAACAATTCTTAATTCCTTACCAGGAACCGCGCCACCTTGATAAATACGGACACCATACTGCGCTTCAGCTACGTTACGCTTCATAAAAGATTTGTAAATAGGACGATTCTGCGCGACTACTTCATTAGCCAAATCCTCTATTTTTTTAATTTCATCAGAAGATAATTGTTCATAATGAGTAATATCTAACCTACTCTTCTCCAACGTCTTAGAAGCACCCGCTTGCCAAACATGATCGCCAAGAATTCTTTTTGAAGAACCAGTAAGTAAATGCGTAGCGGTGTGATGCTGAGCCAATTGCATACGCCTATCAAAATCTATTTTACACTCAACAACAACCCCTTCTTTAAAATTAATATTTTTAAGTTCGTGTAAAACAATGTTTCCTTGTTTTTTCACACTAATAACTTCTTCTCCATTAATAGTTCCCAAATCATGAATTTGACCACCACTAGTAGGATAAAAAGCAGTACTATCAAGAATAACAAAATAAGAACTTTGTTTAATAATCTTTATCACGTTAGCTTTAAAATGAACCAAATCATAATGATTATAATACAAAATCTTTGTATTATTAACACCTTCTAATTCGAATTTCTCCTCAACAATTAATTCTTTTTTTTCAGACAATGCGTGCTTCTCAGTGATTAAAGAATAAAAATTATCAGGAATCTCAACAATTACTCCTTTCTTCTTAGCTTCTTCCCTAATAACTTCAGGATCCACGCCGTTACTATCATACACCTCTATTAATTTATCAACAGTTATTTCTTTCTGAATAAGTTTCTCAACTAATTTTTTGTTTCTCTCCTTACTTTCATCATATTTTTGTTTTTCAACCAAAAGAATCTTCTTTACATGACTTAGATTATTTGATAATTCAGGAAATAAACTCTTCAAAGAAGAAGCATGCCACTCACAAACATCACCCAAATCTAAATCCCAATTATTTTCATCAATGAATCTTAAAGCTCTACGAAGAATCATCCTTAAATTATAACCTCCTTTAACATTAGAAGGAAGAGCACCATCACTTATTGCGACTAACAAACTCCTAGAGTGCTCAGCAACTGAATACAAAGCTCTTAAAGGTAATAATTTATTTTTTAATTCATCAACACCCATACTCATTCTCTTAGCCACCAAGGACCAAGAATCATTCATATTATCAGATTCATCCATGTTCAACAAAGAACCAAAAGGTAAATACTTCTTCAAAAATACTTCGTCGCGTTCAACACCTGTTTTTTTAATTAATTTATTCATCACATCAGGAAAAACAGCATCATAAATAGTGCCAGAACCTTGAGAGAACCAAGCGATGCGCTCATGACCCATACCCATATCCAAAACTTTTAATTTAAGATTCTTAGGACCATCAAGCGTTTGTTCAAATAACATATAAACTTGATTAGCTAATTCCGCGCCGCGACAAAAGAACTCCATGCAAGAACCAAAATTACCACCACCAGCCCAAGCATCTTCATGAATCAACAATTCTTTCTCAGGAATACCAACAACTATGATGAACCAATCAAGCAAATCCTTAAAATATTTATCTTGATCCCAATCCTGCTCAGACATAAACGCGTGCTGACCAATCATAACGAACCCTGTATGATGAGACATAGTTATACCCACGTTATCAACATCATTAAACCTCAAAGAAAATTGAGGAACAACTAAAGGATTCGCAGGAGGATCAACATCACCATTCACAACGTAAGGCTGAAAATCATAAATGCTAGCCTGAACAAAATCCGTATCTTCACGCCAACGAGCAACCACTGAATAACGAGGAATAGGCGTATACCCCCTAGAACTCATAAAATCAGAAAATTCTTTCCAAACCTGAACATAAGACATATTCTTATTAACAACGAAATCATCAAAGAACTGAAAACCCCCACTACACGAAGGCTCACCACACAAAGTCCTTTCTAAATCTTTAGTCCAAAAATAAACACCACAAGAACAATGCTTACGAACAAAACCCTCCTCAACAAGTTTCTTAGTTGGAAAATATTCATCAGGATTCTTATTAACTTCTAATTTGAATTCTTTCTTGACTTGCTTATCCGGTTTCACATAATCACCTAGTATTTAATAAAAGAAAACTTTTTTGTTTTTATATGTTACTATAAAAACAAATTAAGAATACTTAGCGATTAAACTTAGTAATTCATCTCCGAACTTCTTTATTTTCTCAGAACCAATACCTTTAACAAGACCTAGTTCATCTACATCCAAAGGAGCTTTTTCTATTAATTCTAGAAGAGTAGAATCATGAAAAATAGTAAAAGCAGGAATTCCTAAAGAAATACTCTTATTTTTTCTCCAAACCTTTAACTCTTCTAAAAGTAACAACTTAGCTTTATTATTCAAACGAGAATCAACAAAAGACTCCGATAAAACATCTTTTTTTCCTTTATCACTAAACATGAACTTAGCAGATTTACCTTTCTCAGCCAATAAACGCATCTCAGAAGAAATAAAATAAGAAGGATTTTTACCCGAATAAGTCATCACGAGTTTTTTCTTAGCCCTACTAACAGCTACGTAAAACAAACGACGCTCCTCTTCTTCTTTATCATAATCCTTAATCTTAATAAGCTCAGCAACAGGGTGCTCAGAAGTCTTACAAGGAAAATTCATAGAGTTACAACCAAGAACAAAAACTAATTCAGATTCTAAACCCTTAATTGCGTGAACCGTAGCCAAAGTAACTTCTCCTTTCTTAGCATCAACTTTCTTAATTTGTTCATCACTCTTCACAACGTGAGAAACATTATTATTTTTAAGAAGCCTAGAAAATTCATTAAGCGTCTTATTAGTGCGAGCAAGAACAAAAATTTCTTCTCTAGGAATTTCAGAACCTAGAATTGCTTGAAGAACAAATAAATGCTCTTCTTCCTCTGACTTAAATTTTAAAAGCTTCAAAAAACCTTCTTCTTCCAACACAGATTCTAAGTCAGGCATATTCAATTTTTTAATCGCCAAATTCATAAATTGAACCAACAATTTTTGAGAACGATAATTTTTTCTTAAAAAAATAACTTCTACATCATCATGACTTTGTTCAAATTCCATTATGAACTTAATATCAGAACCACGCCAACCAAAAATAGATTGTCTAGGATCACCAACACAAAACAAATTCTCAGAATTTAACAATTCAACCAAATCCATCTGAGAAGAATTAACATCTTGAAATTCATCAATTAAAATATGATCAAATTCAGGAACTAAAGAAGAATTATTTCTAAAAAAAGATAAAGCATCAAGTAACTGATCAGAAAAATCACGAAGACCCCTCTCAGCCATGTATTCCTCTAATTCTTTACAAGTATTATACAGTAATTGAGCGCTTCTTAAAGAACTAGAAGGCGCATCCTTAGAAAAATCAACTAATCCACCTCTTGCCTTAAAAGTATCCAAAGCCAAAAAACAATCATTCATGAATATGGCTGCTAATTGATCATCAGTTTTACCGCGTCTTTGAGCATAAGAAAAATAAATACTTAAAGCATCTCTTAAATTCAAACCTTGCTCTTGCAAAGCCCTCCTAATACCAACAATTTTATCTTTAAAAGACATAACCCTTACGGGCTTATCATAAATCAAATCGTTATGCAATCTTAAAACTTTTTCACAAAAAGAATTAAAAGTTTCAACCCTAGCATTAGTAATTCCTGAAGATTCTAATCTATACATCATTTCTTGTCTTGCTTTCCTAGTAAAAGTAATCGCTAAAATCCTAGAAGGATTAACACCCCTGTACTTAATCAAGAATTCCACTCTCTTAGTTAAAACCCTAGTCTTACCAGAACCCGCACCCGCGACACAAACAACGTTCTTAGAAGGAGTAACCACTGCTTTTTTTTGTTCATCATTCAAATCTTTAAGAAAAAAATCAAAATTCTTAAACAATTCTTTCTCAGAGCTTGAAATAAAAGTTTTTTGATTATTAGAAAAAGCCAATTTTCGTTTAAAAAAAGTAGGCTTACGAAGCTCATCAACACCCTTCACAGAAATCTTTAAGACCTTAGCATATTTGTTAATAGTACTAAAAGAGATTTGTTCAATGAAACCATGCCTTATCAGAGAATCAACAACCATGCTTAATTCTTCTTTAGAATAAGCCAAATCACCAAAACAATTTAATTCATGCAATTTATTACGCTCAACAGAAGGATTATTAATATCACCAATTAAAATATCAATCAATAAATTTTTCCCAACATTAAAAGGAACCTCTTTTAAAGCTCTCAAAACAAGTAAATAATCTTTTTCGTCCATAAAATCACTCTAATAAATAAAAGGATTAGAAAAAACCTTTTTAATGATTGCGCATAAATGACTAGTGCAAAAAAAATAAAAAAAAAAGTTCTTAAGAGCAACCAGTAGTATTGCCACAATCTTCACAAACAGCACAACTACCACTTCTCTTAAGCTTCATAGATCCACAACCAGAACATTGCTCACCAGTATAACCCTTAGATTTAGCTTCATAAACCTCTGCTTCTTTTCCAGATATTCTTAGTTGTCTTTCCTTCGAAGGCTCAGGTAATTTAGTATCTGATTTAGTATCTGAAGCCTCCATGGTTTTAACGTGGACAAAGTCCTTTCTACCAAGATACTCATAACCAAGAGTTCTAAACACATAATCCAATATGGACGTAGCGTTTTTAATCACAGGATGACCCATAACCATACCTGCGGGTTCAAATCTTGTAAATGTAAAAGAATCCACGAATTCTTCTAAAGGAACACCATACTGCAATCCCTTAGATATAGCTACTGCGAAACAATTCAATAAAGCACCATAAGAAGCGCCTTCCTTGTAAGTATCAAGGAAAATCTCTCCTAAAGAACCATCTGCATATTCGCCTGTTCTAAGGAAAACTTTTTGACCACCAACAACTGCTTCTTGAACAAAACCCGTGCGCTTAGCAGGCATCTTTTTTTGCTTAAGCTTATACACAACTTGCTCATGAATCTTCTTACTATCAACAGTTTCATCAATGTCATCAGATTGCTTAAGCAACAATAATTCTGCATCTTCCTCAGAAGACGAACTAAGCGGTTGACTAAGCTTACACCCATCCCTGTAAAGAGCAACTGCTTTAACCATTAATTTCCAAGCATCTTTATGAGCACGAGCAACATCATTAATACTAGCATGCTTATCCATGTTAATAGTTTTACTAATAGCCCCTGAGATAAAAGGTTGAACCGCAGCCATCATTTGAATATGACCTGAATAATTAATGAATCTTTCACCAGTTTTACCACATCTATTCGCACAATCAAACACAGAAATATGCTCTTGCTTAAGATGAGGTGCCCCCTCAACAGTCATAGTACCACAAACATACTTCTCTGCTTTAGCAATATCTTCTTTAGAAAAACCAAGAGCTTCCAAAACATTAAGCTCAGGCTTATTTATTTGCTCATCAGTGAAACCAAGCTCTTTAAGAGCATCATCTCCTAGAGTCCACTTAGTGAAAGCATATTTCAACTCAAAAACAGTTTTAAGCTGAGACTCAACTTTTTGAATAGCCACGTCAGTGAAACCTTTTTCTTTTAAAGATTCATGATTAATACCAGGACTATCTTTTAAAGTCCCACTACCAACACAATAAGTAACTATTTCTTTAATTTCTTGATCATTATAGCCAAGAACTTCAAGAGCAGAAGGAACTGATTGGTTAACAATCTTAAAAAAACCTCCCCCAGCTAACTTTTTGAATTTGACTAAAGCAAAATCAGGCTCAATACCAGTAGTATCACAATCCATGACTAACCCGATCGTGCCCGTAGGCGCAAGAACAGTTACTTGAGCGTTCCTATAACCATACTCTTCACCCCAAGATAATGCATTATCCCAACAAGAACGAGCATGTTTAATCATATAATCAGGACAAGCTTCAGGACTTAAACCAACAGGCTTAATAGTTAAACCTTCATACTCAGAAGGCTTAGCATTATACGCTGCGCGTCTATGATTTCTAATTACACGAAGCATATCATCTCTGTTATTATCATATCTTGAAAAAGGACCTTGAGCTCTAGCAAGTTCAGCAGAAGTAGTATAGCTCTGACCACCCATTATAGCAGTAATAGAAGACGCAAAACCTCTTCCTTCCGGACTATCATATGCTAAGCCCATCCTCATCAATAAAGCACCAATGTTAGCGTAACCTAAACCAAGGGTTCTGTACAAATAACTCTTTTGAGCAATTTCCTTACTAGGAAACTGAGCCATCAAAACAGAAATCTCTAAGACAGTAGTCCATAAACGCACCGCGTGTTTAAACTTATCAACATCAAACATCTTGGTACCTTCATCATAAAACTTAGTCAAATTAAGACTGGCCAAATTACAAGCAGTATCATCCAAGAACATGTATTCAGAACAAGGATTACTAGCATTAATTCTTCCATCGTTAGGACATGTATGCCACTCATTTATAGTATCATCAAATTGAACACCTGGATCCGCACTCATCCAAGAAGAATAATTAATCAAATCCCAAAGCTTAGAAGCCTTAATTGTTTTGTGAACCTTACCATCAGTTCTTCTAAGTAAGTGCCAATCATCATCTTTATGCAAAGCTTCAAAAAACTTGTTAGGAACACGAACAGAGTTATTACTGTTTTGTCCAGCAACAGTCAAATAAGCTTCAGATTCATAATTAGAATCCATAACTAAAAAATCAATTTCTTTTTTATCTTGCTTAACAAGCATCAAAGCACGCTGAACATAATTAATAGAAACATCAGCATCAAGCGCTTTTTTAACTGCTTTTCTTAAAACAGCATTTTCTTTAAGATTAACTGATTTCTTTTCATACGCAATTTTCATTATGTTATTAAGATGATTCTTACA
This portion of the Candidatus Woesearchaeota archaeon genome encodes:
- a CDS encoding ATP-dependent DNA helicase UvrD2, with the translated sequence MDEKDYLLVLRALKEVPFNVGKNLLIDILIGDINNPSVERNKLHELNCFGDLAYSKEELSMVVDSLIRHGFIEQISFSTINKYAKVLKISVKGVDELRKPTFFKRKLAFSNNQKTFISSSEKELFKNFDFFLKDLNDEQKKAVVTPSKNVVCVAGAGSGKTRVLTKRVEFLIKYRGVNPSRILAITFTRKARQEMMYRLESSGITNARVETFNSFCEKVLRLHNDLIYDKPVRVMSFKDKIVGIRRALQEQGLNLRDALSIYFSYAQRRGKTDDQLAAIFMNDCFLALDTFKARGGLVDFSKDAPSSSLRSAQLLYNTCKELEEYMAERGLRDFSDQLLDALSFFRNNSSLVPEFDHILIDEFQDVNSSQMDLVELLNSENLFCVGDPRQSIFGWRGSDIKFIMEFEQSHDDVEVIFLRKNYRSQKLLVQFMNLAIKKLNMPDLESVLEEEGFLKLLKFKSEEEEHLFVLQAILGSEIPREEIFVLARTNKTLNEFSRLLKNNNVSHVVKSDEQIKKVDAKKGEVTLATVHAIKGLESELVFVLGCNSMNFPCKTSEHPVAELIKIKDYDKEEEERRLFYVAVSRAKKKLVMTYSGKNPSYFISSEMRLLAEKGKSAKFMFSDKGKKDVLSESFVDSRLNNKAKLLLLEELKVWRKNKSISLGIPAFTIFHDSTLLELIEKAPLDVDELGLVKGIGSEKIKKFGDELLSLIAKYS
- a CDS encoding vitamin B12-dependent ribonucleotide reductase — encoded protein: MFTHEGKSPYELFEYTYKDSIIKNNDGSVVYEIKQVEVPSSWSQMATDILAQKYLRKKGVPQITDEGRFAVDENGKLVLGPERSVKQVVHRLAGCWTDWGVRYGYFKSDNDAAAFYDELVYMLLNQMCAPNSPQWFNTGLFTAYGIRGEPQGHFYADPESGEVRKSEDAYSRPQPHACFIQTIRDDLVNEGGLFDLITREVRLFKYGSGTGTNFSTIRGKGEHLSGGGKSSGLLSFLTVFDRAAGAIKSGGTTRRAAKMVCLDLDHPEIEDFVSWKMKEEQKVAALVQGSITCKNHLNNIMKIAYEKKSVNLKENAVLRKAVKKALDADVSINYVQRALMLVKQDKKEIDFLVMDSNYESEAYLTVAGQNSNNSVRVPNKFFEALHKDDDWHLLRRTDGKVHKTIKASKLWDLINYSSWMSADPGVQFDDTINEWHTCPNDGRINASNPCSEYMFLDDTACNLASLNLTKFYDEGTKMFDVDKFKHAVRLWTTVLEISVLMAQFPSKEIAQKSYLYRTLGLGYANIGALLMRMGLAYDSPEGRGFASSITAIMGGQSYTTSAELARAQGPFSRYDNNRDDMLRVIRNHRRAAYNAKPSEYEGLTIKPVGLSPEACPDYMIKHARSCWDNALSWGEEYGYRNAQVTVLAPTGTIGLVMDCDTTGIEPDFALVKFKKLAGGGFFKIVNQSVPSALEVLGYNDQEIKEIVTYCVGSGTLKDSPGINHESLKEKGFTDVAIQKVESQLKTVFELKYAFTKWTLGDDALKELGFTDEQINKPELNVLEALGFSKEDIAKAEKYVCGTMTVEGAPHLKQEHISVFDCANRCGKTGERFINYSGHIQMMAAVQPFISGAISKTINMDKHASINDVARAHKDAWKLMVKAVALYRDGCKLSQPLSSSSEEDAELLLLKQSDDIDETVDSKKIHEQVVYKLKQKKMPAKRTGFVQEAVVGGQKVFLRTGEYADGSLGEIFLDTYKEGASYGALLNCFAVAISKGLQYGVPLEEFVDSFTFTRFEPAGMVMGHPVIKNATSILDYVFRTLGYEYLGRKDFVHVKTMEASDTKSDTKLPEPSKERQLRISGKEAEVYEAKSKGYTGEQCSGCGSMKLKRSGSCAVCEDCGNTTGCS
- the alaS gene encoding alanine--tRNA ligase is translated as MKPDKQVKKEFKLEVNKNPDEYFPTKKLVEEGFVRKHCSCGVYFWTKDLERTLCGEPSCSGGFQFFDDFVVNKNMSYVQVWKEFSDFMSSRGYTPIPRYSVVARWREDTDFVQASIYDFQPYVVNGDVDPPANPLVVPQFSLRFNDVDNVGITMSHHTGFVMIGQHAFMSEQDWDQDKYFKDLLDWFIIVVGIPEKELLIHEDAWAGGGNFGSCMEFFCRGAELANQVYMLFEQTLDGPKNLKLKVLDMGMGHERIAWFSQGSGTIYDAVFPDVMNKLIKKTGVERDEVFLKKYLPFGSLLNMDESDNMNDSWSLVAKRMSMGVDELKNKLLPLRALYSVAEHSRSLLVAISDGALPSNVKGGYNLRMILRRALRFIDENNWDLDLGDVCEWHASSLKSLFPELSNNLSHVKKILLVEKQKYDESKERNKKLVEKLIQKEITVDKLIEVYDSNGVDPEVIREEAKKKGVIVEIPDNFYSLITEKHALSEKKELIVEEKFELEGVNNTKILYYNHYDLVHFKANVIKIIKQSSYFVILDSTAFYPTSGGQIHDLGTINGEEVISVKKQGNIVLHELKNINFKEGVVVECKIDFDRRMQLAQHHTATHLLTGSSKRILGDHVWQAGASKTLEKSRLDITHYEQLSSDEIKKIEDLANEVVAQNRPIYKSFMKRNVAEAQYGVRIYQGGAVPGKELRIVNVLDFDVEACGGTHLDVTGDVGRIKIIRTSKIQDGVIRLEFIAGAAAENFFEKERQTINEAKLLLGCEAEQIPSRAQELFEAWKKSKKGKLQELKLESKEKSKGNVLEEAAINLKTQPEHLIKTLERFKADIEKNLKK